One window of Mesoplodon densirostris isolate mMesDen1 chromosome 15, mMesDen1 primary haplotype, whole genome shotgun sequence genomic DNA carries:
- the NOC4L gene encoding nucleolar complex protein 4 homolog isoform X1 has protein sequence MELEAGPGGARRALGLLVEAVLANRGKANAVFDILAVLQSEDQEEIQEAVRACSRLFGALLARGELFVGQLPSEEMVMAGSRGAARKYRVWMRHRYHSCCNRLGELLARSSFRVKELALSTLMKFVKLEGEHPLEKPKWEGNYLFPHQLFKSVVGGLLSPEEDHSLLLCQFREYLEHDDIRYHTMQAAADAVARTADGRPEVPLTFWNNAFTLLSSVSLPHQESAPSSFYVKHAELSDKWKVVHLREHRKAFQQMWLGFLKHQLPLRVCKKVLVIMHDSILPHLAQPSLMIDFLARACDVGGAVSLLALNGLFILIHKHNLEYPDFYRKLYGLLDPSVFHVKYRARFFHLADLFLSSSHLPAYLVAAFTKRLARLALTAPPEALLTVLPFICNLLRRHPACRVLMHRPRGPELDADPYDPQEEDPARSRALESSLWELQALQRHYHPEVSKAASAVNQALSEAEVSIAPLLELTAFQIFERDLQKKGPEPVPLEFIPARGLLGRRDDLCAQHFTLS, from the exons ATGGAACTGGAAGCCGGTCCTGGGGGCGCGCGCCGGGCGCTGGGCCTCCTGGTGGAGGCGGTGCTGGCAAACCGAGGCAAGGCTAACGCCGTGTTCGACATCCTGGCCGTGCTGCAG TCTGAGGACCAGGAGGAGATCCAGGAAGCGGTGCGCGCATGCAGCCGACTTTTCGGGGCCCTGCTGGCCCGCGGAGAGCTGTTTGTGGGCCAGCTGCCCTCTGAGGAGATGGTCATGGCAG GGTCCCGGGGGGCCGCTCGCAAGTACAGGGTGTGGATGCGGCACCGGTACCACAGCTGCTGCAACCGCCTGGGGGAGCTCTTGGCTCGCTCCTCCTTTCGGGTCAAG GAGCTGGCCCTCAGCACGCTCATGAAGTTCGTAAAGCTGGAGGGCGAGCACCCCCTGGAGAAGCCCAAGTGGGAAGGCAACTATCTGTTCCCCCACCAGCTCTTCAAG tccGTGGTAGGAGGCCTGCTCTCTCCAGAAGAGGACCACTCCCTGCTGCTCTGTCAGTTCCGGGAGTACCTGGAACACGACGACATCCGCTACCACACGATGCAGGCCGCGGCGGATGCTGTGGCCCGGACTGCTGATGGGCGCCCTGAG GTCCCCCTCACTTTTTGGAACAATGCCTTCACGCTGCTGTCCTCCGTGAGCCTGCCCCACCAGGAGAGCGCCCCCTCCAGCTTCTATGTGAAGCACGCGG AGCTCTCGGACAAGTGGAAGGTCGTTCATCTGAGG GAGCACAGGAAGGCCTTCCAGCAGATGTGGCTCGGCTTCCTCAAGCACCAG CTGCCTCTCCGCGTCTGCAAGAAGGTGCTGGTGATCATGCACGACTCCATCCTGCCTCACCTGGCGCAGCCCAGCCTCATGATAGACTTCCTCGCCCGCGCCTGTGACGTCG GTGGAGCCGTCAGTCTCCTGGCTTTGAACGGACTTTTCATCCTGATTCATAAGCACAATCT GGAGTACCCTGATTTCTACCGGAAGCTGTATGGCCTGCTCGACCCATCTGTCTTCCACGTCAAGTACCGGGCCCGCTTCTTCCACCTGGCCGATCTCTTCTTGTCGTCCTC gcaTCTGCCTGCCTACCTGGTGGCTGCCTTCACCAAGCGCCTGGCCCGCCTGGCCCTGACGGCGCCCCCCGAGGCTCTGCTCACGGTTTTGCCCTTTATCTGCAACCTGCTGCGCAGACACCCAGCCTGCCGCGTCCTCATGCACCGCCCCAGGGGCCCTG AGCTGGACGCCGACCCCTATGACCCCCAAGAGGAGGACCCTGCCCGGAGCCGAGCCCTGGAGAGCTCCCTGTGGGAGCTGCAG GCCCTCCAGCGGCATTACCACCCCGAGGTGTCCAAGGCCGCCAGCGCCGTTAACCAGGCGCTGTCCGAGGCCGAGGTCAGCATCGCGCCGCTTCTGGAGCTCACTGCCTTCCAG ATCTTCGAGCGGGACCTTCAGAAGAAAGGGCCCGAGCCAGTGCCGCTGGAGTTCATCCCGGCCCGGGGTCTGCTGGGCCGGCGGGACGACCTCTGTGCCCAGCACTTCACGCTGAGCTGA
- the NOC4L gene encoding nucleolar complex protein 4 homolog isoform X2, which translates to MRHRYHSCCNRLGELLARSSFRVKELALSTLMKFVKLEGEHPLEKPKWEGNYLFPHQLFKSVVGGLLSPEEDHSLLLCQFREYLEHDDIRYHTMQAAADAVARTADGRPEVPLTFWNNAFTLLSSVSLPHQESAPSSFYVKHAELSDKWKVVHLREHRKAFQQMWLGFLKHQLPLRVCKKVLVIMHDSILPHLAQPSLMIDFLARACDVGGAVSLLALNGLFILIHKHNLEYPDFYRKLYGLLDPSVFHVKYRARFFHLADLFLSSSHLPAYLVAAFTKRLARLALTAPPEALLTVLPFICNLLRRHPACRVLMHRPRGPELDADPYDPQEEDPARSRALESSLWELQALQRHYHPEVSKAASAVNQALSEAEVSIAPLLELTAFQIFERDLQKKGPEPVPLEFIPARGLLGRRDDLCAQHFTLS; encoded by the exons ATGCGGCACCGGTACCACAGCTGCTGCAACCGCCTGGGGGAGCTCTTGGCTCGCTCCTCCTTTCGGGTCAAG GAGCTGGCCCTCAGCACGCTCATGAAGTTCGTAAAGCTGGAGGGCGAGCACCCCCTGGAGAAGCCCAAGTGGGAAGGCAACTATCTGTTCCCCCACCAGCTCTTCAAG tccGTGGTAGGAGGCCTGCTCTCTCCAGAAGAGGACCACTCCCTGCTGCTCTGTCAGTTCCGGGAGTACCTGGAACACGACGACATCCGCTACCACACGATGCAGGCCGCGGCGGATGCTGTGGCCCGGACTGCTGATGGGCGCCCTGAG GTCCCCCTCACTTTTTGGAACAATGCCTTCACGCTGCTGTCCTCCGTGAGCCTGCCCCACCAGGAGAGCGCCCCCTCCAGCTTCTATGTGAAGCACGCGG AGCTCTCGGACAAGTGGAAGGTCGTTCATCTGAGG GAGCACAGGAAGGCCTTCCAGCAGATGTGGCTCGGCTTCCTCAAGCACCAG CTGCCTCTCCGCGTCTGCAAGAAGGTGCTGGTGATCATGCACGACTCCATCCTGCCTCACCTGGCGCAGCCCAGCCTCATGATAGACTTCCTCGCCCGCGCCTGTGACGTCG GTGGAGCCGTCAGTCTCCTGGCTTTGAACGGACTTTTCATCCTGATTCATAAGCACAATCT GGAGTACCCTGATTTCTACCGGAAGCTGTATGGCCTGCTCGACCCATCTGTCTTCCACGTCAAGTACCGGGCCCGCTTCTTCCACCTGGCCGATCTCTTCTTGTCGTCCTC gcaTCTGCCTGCCTACCTGGTGGCTGCCTTCACCAAGCGCCTGGCCCGCCTGGCCCTGACGGCGCCCCCCGAGGCTCTGCTCACGGTTTTGCCCTTTATCTGCAACCTGCTGCGCAGACACCCAGCCTGCCGCGTCCTCATGCACCGCCCCAGGGGCCCTG AGCTGGACGCCGACCCCTATGACCCCCAAGAGGAGGACCCTGCCCGGAGCCGAGCCCTGGAGAGCTCCCTGTGGGAGCTGCAG GCCCTCCAGCGGCATTACCACCCCGAGGTGTCCAAGGCCGCCAGCGCCGTTAACCAGGCGCTGTCCGAGGCCGAGGTCAGCATCGCGCCGCTTCTGGAGCTCACTGCCTTCCAG ATCTTCGAGCGGGACCTTCAGAAGAAAGGGCCCGAGCCAGTGCCGCTGGAGTTCATCCCGGCCCGGGGTCTGCTGGGCCGGCGGGACGACCTCTGTGCCCAGCACTTCACGCTGAGCTGA
- the DDX51 gene encoding ATP-dependent RNA helicase DDX51 isoform X1, whose amino-acid sequence MALFHVARYAGPEAAGAEAEAEADGRARALLERLRCRARERQLQKQPPQQEPSEPAEAAQTTQAAGKRRRRPRRTRRRKSGGAQGSPHASPCKRRKADDEDEDAGAGGASRGGAGPWDSGPRGADAPPRPRFYRAESSEEAPAGDSVGAEAAGSPEGQGGPPPEEASGSPAHALVLGGFGRSKAPKVQPFLPAWLAEPSCVGKNVTEGLVSIEDIPEVHPDLRRTLRAQGISSYFPVQAAVIPALLESAANGFLVSRGGYRPSDLCVSAPTGSGKTLAFVIPVVQALLRRAVCQVRALVVLPTKELAQQVSKVFSVYTDATPLRVALVTGQKSLAKEQESLVQDTADGFRCLADIVVATPGRLVDHIEQTPGFSLQHLRFLVIDEADRVIDSMHQSWLPRVVAAAFPSEGTRDPFAVLQRTQPRAVTAASVCCPQMPLQKLLFSATLTQNPEKLQQLGLYRPRLFATGSVHGGPRDPDVDGDGASGGKYTFPAGLTHRYVPCSLRLKPLVVLHLMTEMNLSRVLCFTNSRENSHRLFLLVQAFGGIRVADFSSRYGPGSRKLILKRFQQGKIQFLISTDATARGIDVQGVQLVVNYDAPQYLRTYVHRVGRTARAGKSGQAFTLLLEVQERRFVRMLREGGVPGLERHDVPSELLQPLVPRYREALCQLERAVREERKQKTA is encoded by the exons ATGGCGCTCTTCCACGtcgcgcggtacgcgggccccgaGGCGGCCGGGGCAGAGGCCGAGGCCGAGGCGGACGGCCGGGCTCGCGCGCTGCTGGAGCGGCTGCGGTGCCGGGCCCGAGAGCGGCAGCTGCAGAAGCAGCCACCACAGCAAGAGCCCTCGGAGCCCGCGGAGGCCGCGCAGACCACGCAGGCGGCGGGGAAACGGCGACGGCGGCCGCGCAGAACGCGGAGGCGCAAGAGCGGCGGGGCACAGGGGAGCCCGCACGCATCTCCCTGCAAGCGGCGGAAGGCGGACGACGAGGATGAGGACGCGGGCGCAGGTGGGGCctcgcggggcggggcggggccctgGGACTCGGGACCGCGTGGGGCTGAcgcgccgccccgcccccgctTCTACCGCGCAGAGAGCAGCGAGGAGGCGCCGGCGGGGGACAGCGTGGGCGCTGAAGCCGCGGGGTCGCCGGAGGGCCAGGGCGGACCGCCCCCCGAAGAGGCCTCTGGTTCCCCAGCCCACGCCCTGGTGCTCGGGGGCTTCGGGAGGAGCAAGGCGCCAAAG GTCCAGCCTTTCCTGCCAGCGTGGCTGGCTGAGCCAAGCTGCGTTGGAAAGAATGTCACAGAAGGCCTGGTGTCTATCGAGGACATCCCGGAAGTCCACCCGGACCTGCGGAGGACGCTGCGGGCTCAGGGCATCTCCTCCTACTTTCCAG TGCAGGCAGCAGTGATTCCCGCTCTCCTGGAGAGCGCAGCCAACGGGTTTCTGGTAAGCAGAGGTGGCTATCGGCCTAGCGACCTCTGTGTGTCTGCCCCAACGGGCAGCGGGAAGACGCTGGCCTTCGTCATCCCCGTGGTGCAG GCCCTGCTGCGGCGAGCCGTGTGCCAGGTTCGGGCCCTGGTTGTGCTGCCGACCAAGGAGCTGGCCCAGCAG GTGAGCAAAGTGTTTAGTGTCTACACAGATGCCACTCCTCTTCGGGTCGCCCTGGTCACCGGGCAGAAGTCGCTGGCCAAGGAGCAGGAGAGCCTCGTGCAGGACAC AGCAGACGGCTTCCGATGCCTGGCAGACATCGTGGTGGCCACCCCTGGCCGCCTGGTGGACCACATCGAGCAGACCCCAGGATTCAGCCTCCAGCACCTCCGCTTCCTG GTCATCGACGAGGCCGACCGCGTGATAGACAGCATGCACCAGTCCTGGCTGCCGCGGGTGGTGGCCGCGGCCTTTCCCAGTGAGGGCACTAGGGACCCTTTTGCTGTGCTCCAGAGAACGCAGCCCCGAGCTGTGACTGCAGCCAG TGTCTGCTGCCCCCAGATGCCACTGCAGAAACTACTCTTCTCAGCCACCCTGACCCAGAACCCCGAAAAGCTGCAGCAGCTCGGCCTCTACCGGCCCCGGCTCTTTGCCACGGGGTCGGTGCACGGGGGCCCCAGAGACCCCGACGTGGACGGGGACGGGGCCTCGGGCGGGAAGTACACCTTCCCTGCGGGGCTCACG CATCGCTACGTGCCTTGCAGCCTCCGCCTCAAGCCGTTGGTCGTCCTGCACCTGATGACGGAGATGAATCTCTCAAGGGTTCTGTGTTTCACCAACTCCCGCGAGAACTCCCACAG GCTGTTCCTGCTGGTCCAGGCTTTCGGGGGCATTCGCGTGGCCGACTTCTCCTCCCGCTATGGGCCTGGCTCTAGGAAGCTGATCTTGAAGCGGTTTCAGCAGGGGAAGATCCAGTT CCTCATCAGCACCGACGCCACGGCCCGCGGCATCGACGTGCAGGGCGTGCAGCTGGTGGTGAACTACGACGCCCCGCAATACCTGCGGACCTACGTGCACCG GGTTGGAAGAACCGCCCGCGCCGGGAAATCCGGACAGGCCTTCACGCTGCTCCTCGAGGTTCAG GAGAGGAGGTTTGTCCGGATGCTCAGGGAAGGCGGGGTGCCCGGGCTGGAGCGGCACGACGTCCCCAGTGAGCTCCTGCAGCCTCTGGTCCCGCGGTACCGGGAGGCCCTGTGCCAGCTGGAGAGGGCCGTCAGG GAGGAGCGGAAGCAGAAGACAGCCTAG
- the DDX51 gene encoding ATP-dependent RNA helicase DDX51 isoform X2, which produces MALFHVARYAGPEAAGAEAEAEADGRARALLERLRCRARERQLQKQPPQQEPSEPAEAAQTTQAAGKRRRRPRRTRRRKSGGAQGSPHASPCKRRKADDEDEDAGAESSEEAPAGDSVGAEAAGSPEGQGGPPPEEASGSPAHALVLGGFGRSKAPKVQPFLPAWLAEPSCVGKNVTEGLVSIEDIPEVHPDLRRTLRAQGISSYFPVQAAVIPALLESAANGFLVSRGGYRPSDLCVSAPTGSGKTLAFVIPVVQALLRRAVCQVRALVVLPTKELAQQVSKVFSVYTDATPLRVALVTGQKSLAKEQESLVQDTADGFRCLADIVVATPGRLVDHIEQTPGFSLQHLRFLVIDEADRVIDSMHQSWLPRVVAAAFPSEGTRDPFAVLQRTQPRAVTAASVCCPQMPLQKLLFSATLTQNPEKLQQLGLYRPRLFATGSVHGGPRDPDVDGDGASGGKYTFPAGLTHRYVPCSLRLKPLVVLHLMTEMNLSRVLCFTNSRENSHRLFLLVQAFGGIRVADFSSRYGPGSRKLILKRFQQGKIQFLISTDATARGIDVQGVQLVVNYDAPQYLRTYVHRVGRTARAGKSGQAFTLLLEVQERRFVRMLREGGVPGLERHDVPSELLQPLVPRYREALCQLERAVREERKQKTA; this is translated from the exons ATGGCGCTCTTCCACGtcgcgcggtacgcgggccccgaGGCGGCCGGGGCAGAGGCCGAGGCCGAGGCGGACGGCCGGGCTCGCGCGCTGCTGGAGCGGCTGCGGTGCCGGGCCCGAGAGCGGCAGCTGCAGAAGCAGCCACCACAGCAAGAGCCCTCGGAGCCCGCGGAGGCCGCGCAGACCACGCAGGCGGCGGGGAAACGGCGACGGCGGCCGCGCAGAACGCGGAGGCGCAAGAGCGGCGGGGCACAGGGGAGCCCGCACGCATCTCCCTGCAAGCGGCGGAAGGCGGACGACGAGGATGAGGACGCGGGCGCAG AGAGCAGCGAGGAGGCGCCGGCGGGGGACAGCGTGGGCGCTGAAGCCGCGGGGTCGCCGGAGGGCCAGGGCGGACCGCCCCCCGAAGAGGCCTCTGGTTCCCCAGCCCACGCCCTGGTGCTCGGGGGCTTCGGGAGGAGCAAGGCGCCAAAG GTCCAGCCTTTCCTGCCAGCGTGGCTGGCTGAGCCAAGCTGCGTTGGAAAGAATGTCACAGAAGGCCTGGTGTCTATCGAGGACATCCCGGAAGTCCACCCGGACCTGCGGAGGACGCTGCGGGCTCAGGGCATCTCCTCCTACTTTCCAG TGCAGGCAGCAGTGATTCCCGCTCTCCTGGAGAGCGCAGCCAACGGGTTTCTGGTAAGCAGAGGTGGCTATCGGCCTAGCGACCTCTGTGTGTCTGCCCCAACGGGCAGCGGGAAGACGCTGGCCTTCGTCATCCCCGTGGTGCAG GCCCTGCTGCGGCGAGCCGTGTGCCAGGTTCGGGCCCTGGTTGTGCTGCCGACCAAGGAGCTGGCCCAGCAG GTGAGCAAAGTGTTTAGTGTCTACACAGATGCCACTCCTCTTCGGGTCGCCCTGGTCACCGGGCAGAAGTCGCTGGCCAAGGAGCAGGAGAGCCTCGTGCAGGACAC AGCAGACGGCTTCCGATGCCTGGCAGACATCGTGGTGGCCACCCCTGGCCGCCTGGTGGACCACATCGAGCAGACCCCAGGATTCAGCCTCCAGCACCTCCGCTTCCTG GTCATCGACGAGGCCGACCGCGTGATAGACAGCATGCACCAGTCCTGGCTGCCGCGGGTGGTGGCCGCGGCCTTTCCCAGTGAGGGCACTAGGGACCCTTTTGCTGTGCTCCAGAGAACGCAGCCCCGAGCTGTGACTGCAGCCAG TGTCTGCTGCCCCCAGATGCCACTGCAGAAACTACTCTTCTCAGCCACCCTGACCCAGAACCCCGAAAAGCTGCAGCAGCTCGGCCTCTACCGGCCCCGGCTCTTTGCCACGGGGTCGGTGCACGGGGGCCCCAGAGACCCCGACGTGGACGGGGACGGGGCCTCGGGCGGGAAGTACACCTTCCCTGCGGGGCTCACG CATCGCTACGTGCCTTGCAGCCTCCGCCTCAAGCCGTTGGTCGTCCTGCACCTGATGACGGAGATGAATCTCTCAAGGGTTCTGTGTTTCACCAACTCCCGCGAGAACTCCCACAG GCTGTTCCTGCTGGTCCAGGCTTTCGGGGGCATTCGCGTGGCCGACTTCTCCTCCCGCTATGGGCCTGGCTCTAGGAAGCTGATCTTGAAGCGGTTTCAGCAGGGGAAGATCCAGTT CCTCATCAGCACCGACGCCACGGCCCGCGGCATCGACGTGCAGGGCGTGCAGCTGGTGGTGAACTACGACGCCCCGCAATACCTGCGGACCTACGTGCACCG GGTTGGAAGAACCGCCCGCGCCGGGAAATCCGGACAGGCCTTCACGCTGCTCCTCGAGGTTCAG GAGAGGAGGTTTGTCCGGATGCTCAGGGAAGGCGGGGTGCCCGGGCTGGAGCGGCACGACGTCCCCAGTGAGCTCCTGCAGCCTCTGGTCCCGCGGTACCGGGAGGCCCTGTGCCAGCTGGAGAGGGCCGTCAGG GAGGAGCGGAAGCAGAAGACAGCCTAG